ggagaactgcttgagcccaggagctgaagaccaacttgggcaacacagcaagaacttgtctctacgaaaaatttaaaatttagctagacttggctgggcacagtggctcatgcctgtaattccagcacttcgggaggctgaggtgggcggatcacttcaaaagtcaggagttgagaccaacctggccaatacggtgaaaccccatctctactaaaatacaaaaaaaaattagccaggcatggtggcacgtgcctgtaagtcccagctactcaggaggccgaggcaggataatcgcttgaacccgggaagtggagtttgcagtgagctgagactgagccactgcacttcaccctgggcatcgcagcaagactccatctcaaaaaaaaaaaaaaaaataggcttggtggcacacacctgtagttccagctacttggaggctgaagtgggaggatcacttgaggccagagggttgcagctgcagtaagctgtgatcatgcactccagcctgggcaacaaagcaagaacccatcttaaaaaaaaacaaaaaaaaaaaaacaaaaaaaactaccttTCTCAATTTCTTTGTGTCAGGGATTCAGAAAGGACAGAACAGGGATAGCTTATCTCTGCTCCATGATGTCTAAGGCCTCAGCTAAAGGACTATAAAGCTAGAGGATGGAACTCTGAGAAGGCTAAATCACTCATATGTCTGGTAGTTGATGGCTTTTGGCTGACAGACTAGCTGGGGCTAGTACCAGAACCTCCAACATATAGCCTCTCCATGCGGTCTGAGCTCCCTCATAATATGGTAACTGTGTTCCAAGGGCAATGAATCTGAGAAGTCTAATGAAAAACAAGCAAGGCTCTtatgaatataattataaaacattcttgaaatgtatgataaataaatggagatatattATATTCATGGTTGAGAAGAATCAATGTTTTCCCCCAATGAATCTATACAAGGAATACAATTCAGATTAAATTCTCAATAGGGTATTTTGGTGGAACCATTAGAGTTGTTCTTAAAAATGCGTCTGGAAAACTAAAGTGCCAAGAATAGCCAAGATGATTTTTAAGATGAAGAAGGGAAGAGTCATCTTACCACATTTAGTAATTAAAACCACATGGTGTTGTGCAGAAATTCACAGAccactgaggaaaaaaaataaggcacTTAGAAACATGCCAGTATACATATACAAAAGGTTAGTATATTATAGGgtcggtgtttttttttttaagtcagtaggaaatatttaaaattcaataaattattcCAGCTactcatatgaaaaaaattaaaattagatccttccttcacacacaaaaattagttccaaaagaactaaaaaattaaatgtggacAAGAAATTGGTATACAGAATGTACAAAAGAACACCtacaaatcattaagaaaaaaatccaaaatctataggaaaaaaaggtcatatgaaacataaatgaccgataagtatatgaaaatatatacaacCACACTGGTAACCAAAAAAATATAAGTATGTATAAACAGTATACATGAATTTATACATGAAATGTCATACATCACTTTATACCTATTGGGTAAGAATGACAAAAAGTGTGGGCAAGACTTCTTCCAGAAGACTATCCCTTCCACTGTGAACTactaaaaactgaacaaaatatataaaacaattgtTTTCAGATGCTAGAAAACAGGCAGTACAGGACTGTGATCACtgtgggaaggaaaagaaagcccCACAATCGCACCAGCTCCCTATCTGCTAGGGCTCTCCAGAGAGAGAAAGCACaggaaaaagaaatcctaaaagaACAAGCAGATTTAATGAGCAAAATAAAGACTAGAGATAGGGCTACTGAGGTGGCTAGGATTTGCATAGAAAAGTACTAAAGAGAAGGCAACTATACAGAGAAGGaactttctattttctctatgttgaagtgataatttttattttattctatttatgtagcaaatctttttttaatgtaaaaccaGCCTTACATTCCTGGCATAAATCCCACATGATCAAAATATCtcattctatttatatatttcaaattcaatttcttaatattttgtatacaactttaaaaaatctatgttcataagggatattggtctataattttctAGTAATTTTCCTGTTGGAGTTTTAAATTAGGAATCAGTCAAATAGATACATAACTATtcagatttttgtttcttcttgtgtcagtttcagaaagctgtttatttcaaggaattctcccatTTCCTCTTAGGTTTTCAGATTTATTGGCATGATTATGTACCTGAAAGCTATGAAGTCCTAAATAAGGCTAAGATACTAATTATTACTACAAAAAAAGCTAAAATTCTAGTCCAGAAGGAGATCAACTTCTGACAAGACAAGGTGAGAAGTTCCACAGACCTACTCACCAGGGAAATTGATAGAAGTTATGTTTAAAACAGCCATTTTTATAGCCTCTGAAATGGTCCTAAGGGCAAACAGCAAAAAAACATCTATTCAGGAATATCTATGAAAATTCAGTTAGAATAGCAAGAGCTAGTGGTACAGTCATGCTTCacttaaaatgacagaaatacattctgagaatgcATCCTCAGGcagtttcatcattgtgtgaatatCATAGAATGTATTACACAAACTTAGATGGCACAGCCTACTACACgcctaggctatatggtagagCCTACtgctcctaagctacaaacctgtCAGCATGCTACTATACTAAATACTATAGGCAATTTTAAGTGTATCCAAATATAgaaaggtacaataaaaaatatggtataaaagatttaaaaatggcaCATCTGTCTAGGACACTTAACATGAATAGAGCTTAcaagactggaagttgctctggatgagtaagtggtgagtgaatgtgaaggcctaggacattactgtacactactatagactttataaactgtatacttaggctaccctaaatttatttaaaacattttctttctccaataatAACCTTAGCTTACGGTAACTTTACTttatatacactttaaaattttaacttttttacccTTTTGCAATAACATAGCTTAAAACACACACTGCAcagctgtataaaaatattttttctatcagTAGTCTacaagcttttttctatttttcagactttttaactttttaaacttttttgttaaaaactaagacacaaacacacattggCTTAGGCCTACCCAGGGTCAGGATCATCTACGTCACTGTCTCATCTCCATATCTTctagaatacctcctgaagggcctgcctgaggctgctttacagctaacttttttttttgtaataagtagaaggagtacactctaaaataatgataaaaatagcataataaatacataagccagtaacatttattatcaagtattatgtattgtacataattgtataagctatatatactttttttttttttttgagatggagtctcgctctgtcacccaggctggatcgcgcccagtggcgcgatcatggctcactacagcctccgccttccgggttcatgccattcttctgcctctgcctccgggagcagctgggactacaggcgcctgccaccacacccgactaatttttcgtatttttagtagagacggggtttcaccgtgttagccaggatggtctcgatctcctgacctcattcatgatccgcctgcctcagcctcccaaagtgctgggataggcatgagccaccatgcccagcagctatatatacttttatatgataGTGCAGTTGGTTTTTTTACACCGGCATCACCATAAACATGTGAGTCATGCCTTGTTCTATGAACTAAACCTCCATCACTAGgggataggaatttttcagctccattgtaaTATTTTGGGACCACCATCCTATATACCACGTCATGGACCAAAACAtcgttatgcagcacatgactgtattttaacCAAGACAGCTCCTTCCCCCTTGGCTCAGCTACGTAGAAACCCTACTTCAAAGAGACGCAGCCAAGAACACAGGGATCCTCCTCTACTTCTAGCTCCCAGACATCTTTAGGTAAGGAGTAGGACCTATCAGCATTTCTCATCCTTTCCACAGCAACTTATTGTTGCTGAGGATAAGTTCTAGACAAGTGCAACTGAAAGGCAGGCCTCCTTTCTTCTGCCCAACCTCCACGCATGGGGCAGAGGCTCTACCTTTTGTGCAACACTGCTAAAAAAAATAACTGGGGCCTCAATCACCTTTGTTCTGGCCTATAAAGTGGTGATTCCACACTGGAAGAGGCAAGCCAAAAAGAAGACCTCAGGCTGCTGCTCCCACTTCCCCCAACTGCTCAGCTCCTAAAGCAGGGTTTCAGAGAGAAGCATACAAttgtccccacccccagctctgaGCCCTGACTCCAGAGATTTTGCCTGGGGGAAGAAGTAGGCCATAAAACAGTTAGCTCTTCATCTTTTCCCAAAACAACTGACTTCTTTACAACagggcattaaaaaaaatgttcaagcCTAAGGGTACTCTTAAAAACAGTGGAGGTTTTGGTGAAAGATAATGGGGAGATGTGTAAATTCAATGAGGATACAGACTAAACTGTAGGCTAGTTATTTTTcaggagagacaaaaaaaaaaaacaaaaaaaccagcagTGTGGAGCCCTCCTGATGTTAGAACAAACATCACATACTGACCTTGGGAACTATTCCTTCAAAGGAGCCTGGATTTGATTGGATTAGTCTGTAGAACAATGTATGCCCCAAAGCATTATTGAAAACAATTCAGCAATCAGCTGAAAATCAATGGAACTTAACAGCTGGCAGTATGGTCAGGAAAAGACAAACAGAACCCTGCCAAATCCACTGTCATCCCAAGGTGCCTGGGCATATCCAAAGCTGCACCTCTCTGAGGAACAAGATCAGAGGCTTTACAAAGTATGGGGGAAAACTACACCCAGTCACTAAACAAACAAGTGACAATAACAAGGTTGGTACCAAGAGTTTctacaatatattatttaaaacagcCGAGTCCAGCCCTTAGGATGCGAGGACGTTTTTGCTTATCTGTGGTGGTGGGTATCACAAAAATTAtgcatggacttttttttttcttttagcttgtCAGCTATCGTTagcgttagtgtattttatgcgtggcccaagacaattcttcttccagtgtggcccagggaagccaaaaggttGGATACCTGTTATTTTAAATGTCCAGTTAAtaacaaaatgcacaaagaaacaggaaaaatataaCCCATGtgccagaaaaaaagaaggtTGTAGAATCTGCCTGTGAGAGTGACCATATGTTGGATTTAACAGAATATATGACTTTAAAGTAGTCATTacatatgttcaaagaactaaactATGACTAAAGAAGTAAAGAAGGGCTTTTCACAAGATGGCGCCGAAAGCGAAGGAGGAAGCTCCTGCCCCTTCTAAAGCCGAAGCCAAAGTGAAGGCTTTAAAGGCCAAAAAGGCAGTATTGAAAGGTGtccacagccacaaaaaaaagaTCCGCACGTCACCCACCTTCCAGCGGCCCAAGACACTGCGACTCCAGAGGCAGCCCAAATATCCTCGGAAGAGCGCCCCCAGGAGAAACAAACTTGACCACTATGCTATCATCAAGTTTCTGCTGACCACTGAGTCTGCCGTGAAGAAGACAGAAGACAACAACACACTTGTGTTCACTGTGGATGTTAATGACAACAAGCCCCAGATTAAAcaggctgtgaagaagctctatgACACTGATGTGGCCAAGGTCAACTCCCTGATTCGACCtgatggagagaagaaggcatATGTTCGACTGGCTCCTGATTATGATGCTTTGGATGTTGCCAACAAAATTGGGATCATCTAAACTGAGTCCAGCTGGCTAATTCTATACATCTtttcaccataaaaaaaaaaagaagaaaggtacGATGACAATGTCACATCAAATAGAGGCTATCATAAAGAGatagaatttacaaaaaaaaaaaaaaaaggaataaaatgaaaatcctgGAGTTGAAAAACataatagcaaaataaactaAAGGGACCCATGAGGAGACGAGAACTGGCATTAGAAAGAATTGGGGAACTTGAAAATACATCAACAGAAATTATGCAATCtgaagagcagaaagaaaaaagaatgaagaaaaatgaacagagcttcAGAGACCTGTAGGACACCGTAAAGTGTACCAACATACAGCCAGGtccagtgactcacgcctgtaatcccagcactttgggaggccgaggcgggaggatcacctgaggtcaggagtttgagaccagcctggccagcatggcaaaactccgtctctactaaaaatacaaaaattagccgggcatggtggcaggtgcctgtagtcccaactactcaggagggttaggcaggagaatcacttgaatctgggagacagaggtttcagtgagccaagatcatgccactatactccagcctgggcaacagaacaagactccatctcaaaaaaaaaaaaaaaagtgtaccaaCATAATGTATTGAGTAACATAAACCTAACACAAGAAACTCCAAGAAGGATAAACTCAACAAGAGCCACAAATAAACATCACAGTAAAAATTATGAAAgtcaaagacaaggagaaaaccttgaaagcatcaagagaaaaacaactaGTTACTTTCAAGGGCTAAGATAACAATTGACTTCTTAGCAAAAACAACTGAGGCCAGAAAACAGTGGaataacatattcaaagtgctcaaagaaaaaaaaacttgtcacCAAAAATCCTATATCCAATAAAAcgatctttcaaaaatgaaggcttgggagctgaggcaggtggactcaAGAGTTtaagataagcctgggcaacagttgagaccctgtctctacaaaaaaatacaaaaattagccaggtgtggtggcagatatTCTGAGGCAAGAAGATAACTTCTTGGAGGGTGAGGCAAGAAGAtaacttgagctcgggaggcagaggttgcagtgagccaagatcatgccactgcactccagcctgggtactaGAGCGAGTCCACATCTCGAAAAGTatttgaatctttaaaaaatgaaggcaaaataaagacattcccaaataaataaaaatggagaatttTTTGCTAGCTGTTCTACCTTATAAGAAACACTAAAGGATTTCCTTCAGGCTCAAAGCATATGACCACCAATGATAGTTTGAAATCTGTATTTAAAAACATAGAGCACCAGTAAAGATAATTATGTAACTATAAAGTACATTATAAgtgcctatttttctttcttctcttaccTGATTTTAACAGCCATTACATAAAACAGTATTATATAATGTACCATTGGACGgttaatatatagaaatgtaatgTATTTGCTAATAACAGCA
This portion of the Pongo abelii isolate AG06213 chromosome 1, NHGRI_mPonAbe1-v2.0_pri, whole genome shotgun sequence genome encodes:
- the LOC100448964 gene encoding large ribosomal subunit protein uL23-like gives rise to the protein MAPKAKEEAPAPSKAEAKVKALKAKKAVLKGVHSHKKKIRTSPTFQRPKTLRLQRQPKYPRKSAPRRNKLDHYAIIKFLLTTESAVKKTEDNNTLVFTVDVNDNKPQIKQAVKKLYDTDVAKVNSLIRPDGEKKAYVRLAPDYDALDVANKIGII